GACGTCGTGCGCCACTGCTTCCGAACCGTCGACGACGGCCTCGCCCTGTGCTGCCCGCTGCCCGCCACCGAGCACCTGCGCCTCGGCTCCGTCATCCGCGTGCGCGGCGACGTCACCGAGCAGCGCACCCAGGGCAGCAACCACGTCACCGAGATCCGAGCCGAGGAGCTCGACCTGCTCGGGTGACGCCGCCCTTCCACTGACGGGCCACGCGCGAACCTGACGGCCCGCCTCGTCCGCGCGGCTCGACCACGCTCGCCGGTGGGGCCACGCGCGAGAAATCTCGCAACCCTACCCGACCGTCACGACACAGCACACACCACACACCACACACCACGACGACGGTGGGTGCCACCAGAGATTCGGGTGGCACCCACCGGCGTCGTCCTCAGCGCCCGGTCAACGGCCCCTGACGTGAGGTCGAGGTGACGTCAGTGCGCCGTCACTTCACGACCACGTCGTCGAAGACGAACGACGTCTGCGAGACCGAGTCCTCCGACGCGGTGAACTTGAGCGTCACCGTCTTGCCGGCGAAGGCCGACAGGTCGACCGTCTTCGCGACATAACCGCTCGCCGCGTCGAGGTTCGAGAAGGTCGACACCGTGCTCGTCGTCGTGCCGTTGATGACCTGGACCTTCGCGGTGTCGTACTTCGTGGAACGCGTCGTCTCGGCCGTGTCGACGTGCACGTAGTACGTCAGCTTGCCGCTCGCCGGCACCTTCACCGACTGCTGTTCGTACTCGGTGCTCGTCGAGCCGTTGCCGCCGAGCCACATCTTCCACGAACCGCCGTGCGCGGCCTGGCGCGCGTTGTTCGTGATGGGGCCGTCCGTGCCCGTCCAGCCCGTCTGACCCGCTTCGAAGTCACCGTTCGTCACCGCGTTGGTGCCGGGCGCCGGGGTGGGCGTCGGGGTCGGGGTCGGGTCCGTCGACGTCGAGCACGCAGCGGTGCCCTTGGGGACGTTGATCGCGTTGAACGCGCTCTCGACCGACTTGCAGACCTGGCTCGAACCGCCGTACAGCTCGACGGCCGACTTGATGGCGCCCTCACGAGCAGCCTTGTAGTTCGACGTCGACGTCAGCTTCGTCGACAGCGTGCGGTACCAGACCTTCTCGATGTCGGCGCGGCCGGCGCCCGTCACCGATGAGCTGTCGCAGGTGGAGCTGTTGTAGGAGACACCGTTGATCGTCTTCGCGCCCGAACCGTTCGAGGCGAGGAAGTACCAGTGGTTGAGCGGGCCCGACGAGTAGTGCGGGTCGGCGCTGCCGACGGACGAGGAGTAGCAGTCGTAGCTCGCACCGTCCTTGCTCGGCTTGTCCATGTAGCGCAGCGGCGTGCCGTCACCGTTGATGTCGATCTCCTCGCCGAGCAGGAAGTCCGGCTTGTCGGAGGCCAGGTTCGCGTACCACTCCACGCCCGTGCCGAAGATGTCGGATGTCGACTCGTTGAGGCCACCGGCGTCGCCCGAGTAGTCGAGACCGGCCGTGTTCTCCGTGACGCCGTGACTCATCTCGTGGCCGGCGACGTCGAGCTCCGTCAGCGGGTTCGCATTACGGTCACCGTCGCCGTACGTCATCTGAGTGCCGTCCCAGAACGCGTTGACGTAGTTGTTGTCGTAGTGGACGCGGCTGCGCGCACCGTTGCCGTTGTTCCAGATGCCGTTGCGGCCCATGACGCTCTTGTAGTAGTCGAACGTCGTGTCCGCACCGTACTGCGCGTCGACGCCGGCGCTCTGACGGTTCGAGTTCGACCCGTCGCCCCAGACGTTGTCGGCGTCCGTCATCGTCGTGCCGTTGATCTTCTGGTTGTTCGAGTCGGTCGTGTAGTTGCCCGTGTTCGGATTGCTCAGCTTGTACGAACCGCTCGAGCCGGAGGTGGTGAGCGTGACGTTCTTGTCGTAGATGCCGTTGCCCGTGGCGTGGGCGATCTCGTCGAACGAGGAGATGACGGCGCCGGTGTCGGCGTTGATGAACGAGCGGACGCGCGACGGCGTGCGGTCCTTCTGCATGCCGGTCGTCTTCACCATGTAGGCGAGCTGCTGCTTGCCGGCCTCGTCGACACGAATGACGAGGGTGCTGCCCGCGCCCTTGGCCGCATCGAGCCCCTCGCTCTTCTTGTGGGCCTTGGCGGCCGCGAGGCCCTTGGCCTCACCGGTGGCCTTGGGGATGGCGGGTGCGGTGTCGACGGTGATGGCGCCGTCGAACATGCCGTCGTGGCCGGTGACCTTGCCGGAGGCGTCACGGTGGATGACGAGGTCGCCACCGACGACGGGGATGCCCTTGAAGGTGCGGTCGACGCGCACGTGCGTCGAGCCGTCGGTGTCCTTGAGCACGTCCTTGATCTTGAAGGCGTTATCGGCGCTGAGACCGACGGCCTTGACGAGCGCCGCCGACTGCGACTGCGCGGAGCCGACGAGGCTCGAATGCGCCGATGCCGACTGGAACGACGCCTGCCGCGTCGCCGGGGAGTCGGCGGAGGCGCTCTGAGCGACGGCGGGGACGAGCGAGAAGGAGCAGGCCGCAGCGAAGGCGACGGTGAGGGTGGTGCGCTTCATGAGAATCGGTGTCTCCTCTGAGCGACCGGGGCGTGGGGCTCCGGCGGTGGGGCGGTGGGGTGACTCGTCAGCCCAAGGACTGTGAGTCAAGTCATGTATAGCCCTCGCGAGGGGTCGAATGGAGAGTTGACGCACAATTTTTTCTCAGTTCACCGACAGGGAGAGGCTGCAATATGCGAGATCACAGGGGTTTGCTTGTGCGCCCCCCTGCCACACCTGGGCATTCGCAACCTCGATGTGACATTTGTTGACAGGCTCTGGACATGACAAGAACGCAGGCTTTCTGCCTGCGTTCTTGACCTGAGGAGAGCTTTTCCGGCTCGAACCCGCCGGGCGGTGGCTCAGCCGCGAACCCCGTCCGCTCGCTCGGCGGCCTGACGTTCCGTCGCGCGGATCGCCGCGTAGGAGATGCCCGCGCACAGCATGCCGAGCAGCGCGCCGATGATGACATCGCTGAGGTGGTGCATGCCGCGGTACAGGCGCGCGAAGCCGACGCAGAACGGGAAGACGAAGCAGACGACCTGGACGATGCGGCGCGCGAGCACGTTCGGGATGCGCTGTGCGAGCAGCATGATGCTCCAGGACAACGCGAACGACGCCGCGGTGTGCCCGCTCGGAAAGCTGGACGTCGGCGGCGCGTGCGGGTCGAGGCGCTCGACCTCGGGGCGCGGACGGTTGACGATCTTAGTCACCGGCACGAAGACACTCGCCTCGAGGCTGATCGCGAGGACCGGCAGGATGGCGAGCCACCACTTGCGCGTCAGCACGAGGATGACGAGCGCGACGACGACCGACCCGCCGATCGTGAACCACGTGTCGTTGATCGTCGAGACGGTCTTGGAGATCGGGTTGAGCGAGGCGGTGCGCCACCCGGCGACATCCCGCGAGAGCGTGTCCTCGGCCGGGATCTCGTCGAACACGTTCATGATGATCTTGCCGATGGCGATGAGCACCCCGAACGCCACGAGAGCCGGCAAGACAGCGCGCTTCAAGATGGAGACGAGCACCTCCTTGGGCGTCGGGCGGGCTGACGCCTCGCGCCCACCGTCGTGATGGTCGGGGTGAGCGGTGGTCACGAATCCTCCTCGAGGTGGCCCTTCGGCCGATGGCTGAAACCGAGATACGACGCGGACGACAGGCCCAGCGCGAGCAGGACGCCCGCCGTCACGTCGCTCGGGAAGTGGACGCCGAGGAAGATGCGATCGAGCATCGTCAGGACGACGACGAGCACCCCCACCGCCACCGCTGCGGCGCGGATGAGCGGGGGCCAGCGCCACACGAGCGGCCACGCCATGATGAGGCACGTCGTCACCATCATCGCGACGTTGAACGCGTGGCCGCTGGGAAAGCTGTAGCCCGGCGCATGGCTGACGGGGTCGGCGATGACGGGGCGCGCCCGCTCGACGATGAGCTTGACCTGCAGGCCGAGGTTCCAGCCGACGAGCATCGTCACGACGCCCCAGATCGTGCGGGCCCGGAAGCCGCGCAGCCACGTCCAGACGGCGACGGGAATCGCGTAGAGGTAGACCATCGTCGGGTGGAACGCGGACTGCCACCCGATCAATGCGTCCTCGAACCCGGGGTGTGCGCGCGTGACGTCAGTGGCCGCGACGACGACTCGCTCGTCGAGGTCGACGATCGGAGCGAAGTGGCGCGTGACGAGCAGCGCGAGCACCGCGACGGGCAAGCACAGGACGGCCGCTACGACGACACCGCGCAGCAGCCGCGGCCCCACCGCCCGCGCGAGGCTTCTGAACCTCACCGAACCCCGCGATCTCGGCCCTCTCGGCGCTGCGGCAGACATGCCTCATACCGTACTTCGTTCGGTCGCAACACGATCAGCGCTCTTGGGCCGATCTCAGGGGTGGCGGGGTGGGACGTCCCCCGTTGGATCAAGCGGGGCGGGGCCGCGCAGGTCGAGCGGGGCGTGATGGCGAACCGCTCACAGACGGCGCACAGGGGCGCCACGCGGGCAGCAAAGCGCCGGCCGCGAGAGTCGTCGTCATCACCGGGCGCATCGGCGCCGAGACTGCGACGGAGGGATCCGCGATGACCACCACCACACCGACGCGCCTGCTGCGATCGCGCCGCGACGGCCGTCGGGCCCGCGAGCTGGCGGGGGGTGCCACCCCGCACTCCGCGGCGGCACCCCCACGGCGTCAGGACCGGCTGCGGCGCCTCGTGCGCGGCGCCGATGACGACCCTAACTGGGCGCGACCGGCGCTGTTCGCGCTGCTGACGCTGGCCGCCGTCGTGTACGGCTGGAACCTGACGAACTCCGGCTACGCGAACGAGTTCTACGCTGCCGCAGCGAAATCGGCGTCGAAGGACTGGAAGGCGTGGCTGTTCGGTTCGCTCGACTCGAGCAACGCGATCACCGTCGACAAGCCCCCGGCCTCCTTGTGGGTCATGGGGCTGTCCGCGCGGATCTTCGGCTTCTCGTCGTTCTCGCTGCTGCTGCCGCAGGCGCTCATGGGCGTCGGCACCGTCGGCCTGACATACGGCGCGGTGCGCCGCTGGTCGGGGCACGCGGCGGGCCTGCTCGCCGGGTTTATCGTGACGATGACGCCCGTCGCGGCGCTCATGTTCCGCTTCGACAACCCCGACGCGATGCTCGTCCTGCTCATGACGGCGGCCGCGTACTGCGTCGTGCGCGCCATCGAGGTGAGCGGACGTGACGAGCCGACGACGACGCGGCGCGGGCGGGTTCGCTCCGCCTCGGCTACCGCGCTGCGGTGGATGGTCGGCGCGGGACTGCTCATCGGCTTCGCGTTCCTGACGAAGATGCTGCAGGGCCTGCTCGTCCTGCCCGGCCTCGGTCTCGCCTACCTCGTGGCGGCACGCTTCTCGCTGGGCACGCGCATCAAGCACCTCGCGGCGGCGCTCGTCAGCGTCATCGTCGGCGCCGGATGGTTCGTGGCGCTCGTCGCGGCCTGGCCGGCCGGCGCCCGCCCCTACATCGGCGGCTCGACGAACAACTCCGAATGGGAACTCGCGCTCGGCTACAACGGCCTCGGCCGCATCCTCGGCGGCGACGGCAACGCCGGGGGCGGTGGCGGCGCCGGCGGTGGTCGATTCGGTGGCACCGCAGGGCTGTTCCGCATGTTCAACAGCCAGTTCGCCGGCGAGATCTCGTGGTTGCTGCCCGCGTCCCTCGTGCTGCTCGTGGCAGGCCTCGTCGCTCGTCGTCGTGCACCGCGCACCGATCTCGTGCGCGCGTCACTCGTGCTGTGGGGCGGCTGGCTCGTCGTGACGATGCTGTGCCTGTCGTTCATGAAGGGCACCGTGCACTCCTATTACGCCGTGGCGCTCGCGCCGGCCGTCGCCGCGTGCATCGCCGTCGGTGGTCGTGAGGTCTTCGCGCGACGCTCGTCGCTGCTGTGGCGCGTCGTGCTCGGCGCGGCGATCTGCGTCAGCGGTGTCTGGAGCTTCCGGGTGCTGACGACGTCTGCGTCCGGCTGGATGCCGTGGCTCAAGTGGGTCTGCGCGATCGCTGCGGTGCTCGGGGCGATGACGTTCGTCGCCGCGCCGGCATGGGGTGCGCGTGCGCGCCGCGTCGCCGTCACCGGCCTCGTCGTCGGGGTGCTCGGTGGCCTCGGTGGGACGTCGGCGTACACGTTCGCGACGATGGCGAGCGGTCACAACGGCTCGATGCCGACTGCCGGGCCTGCCGTCGCCGGAGCACGCGGCGGCATGGGGTCGATGGGCTCGGCTCCCGGCGGCGCCCAGGGTGCGCCTGGTGGTTCGACGGGTTCTGCTGGCTCGGCTGGTTCTGGGACGACCGGCTCGTCGGGTGCGGCGGGTCAGGCTCCGTCGGGCACCAAGCCGTCGGGTACGGCTCCTTCGGGTGCAGCTCCGTCGAGTGGCAGCTCGGGCTCAGCTTCCGGCGCGGCGTCGAGTGGCGGTTCGGCGGCCTCGTCCGGCTCGTCGAGCGAGGCCGGGGCCTCGGGTTCGACGACGGGGACGCAGCGTTCCCCGAGTTCCGCCGGCGCGCAGGGCGGTTCGACGTCCAACGCGGCGTTGGTGAAGTTGCTCGACGCGACGAACTCGAAGTGGTCCGCGGCCGTCATCGGCGATCAGAGTGCAGCCGGGTACATCCTGAGCAGCGACACGGCCGTCATGTCGATCGGCGGCTGGAGCGGCAGTGACGACAACGTCACGCTCGCGCAGTTCCAGCAGTACGTGAAGAACGGCGACATCACGTACTTCATCGCCGGCGGTGGCATGGGCGGCGGCCCGGGTGGCAACTCCGGCTCGGGCGCGCAGATCACCGCCTGGGTCAAGGCGCACTACAAGGCCACGACGGTCGGTGGCGTCACCGTCTACGACCTGACGAAGGCGACGAGCTGACGCCGGCCCGGCGGCTGCGCGATCCCGAAGCCGCCGGGTGACCGTCTCTCGAATGTGAGCGTCGTCCTGGTCGAACACGAGCGACATGAAGCTCGTTTTCGGCCAGGGCGCTCACATTCGTGGTGCCGAGCTGGGCAAGGCCAGCTCCTGGCCTTGGCCCGGGACGCGGTGGCGCCCTGCCCGCTCGGCCCGCCGTCCTTGTCATACTGACCGGCGTGAGTTCTGCTGCCGCACCGACCGTTTCCTCGTCCACGCCGTCGCGGTTGCGTCCGGCACAGACACTCCTCGTCGGGACGATGCTGTTCGGGTTGTTCTTCGGCGCCGGCAACCTCATCTTTCCCGTGCAGATGGGCCGCGAAGCCGGGTCGCACACCACGCTCGCGACGATCGGGTTCCTCATCACCGCAACGGGCCTGCCCGTCCTCGGCGTCATCGCCTCCGCCCTGTCGGGCACGCGCAACGTCCGCGAACTCGCGGTGCGCGTCGACCCACGCTTCGCCGTCATCTTCACGTGCCTGCTGTACCTGACGATCGGGCCGGCATTCGCGATCCCGCGCACCGCGTCCGTCTCGTACGAGATCGGCCTCGCCGAATCGGTGCCCGCCGGCGCACAGACATGGGCGCTGCTCGCATTCACCGCGATCTTCTTCGCCCTCACCGCGGCCGCGGCGCTGCGTCCCGGCAAGCTGATCGACTGGGTCGGGCGTTACCTCACCCCCGGATTCCTCGTGCTGCTCGGCGCGCTCATCGTCGCCGCCTTCGTGAAACCGATGACGCACGACGTCACCGCCGCCCCCAAGGGCCCGTACGCGGACGGCCCCGTCACCCGCGGCTTCCTCGACGGCTACAACACGATGGACGCCCTCGCCTCCCTCGCGTTCAGCATCGTCATCATCGACGCGGTACGCCGCCTCGGCATCACGAGCCCGCGACGCATCGCCGTCGAGACCGCGAAGAGCGGCATCGTCAGCGTCCTCGGAATGGCGGCCATCTACGCCTCGCTCGCATGGATGGGTGCGACGTCGATCGGCGTCATCACCGCCGACAACGGCGGCACCGCGCTGGCCGGCATCTCCCGACACTTCTTCGGCTCGTTCGGGCAGGTGCTCATCGCCGCGATCGTGCTCGTCGCGTGCCTCAAGACCTCGATCGGCCTCGTCACGGCCTGCGCGGAGATGTTTGCCGAGATGTTCCCCCGCCTCGGGTACCGCGCGTGGGCACTGACGTTCACGGGCGTCTCGTTCGCAGTGTCGAACATCGGCCTCAGCGCCATCATCTCCTGGTCGACGCCGCTGCTCATGTTCCTCTACCCGCTCGCGATCGCGCTCATCCTGCTCGGC
This region of Dermacoccus nishinomiyaensis genomic DNA includes:
- a CDS encoding M4 family metallopeptidase — encoded protein: MKRTTLTVAFAAACSFSLVPAVAQSASADSPATRQASFQSASAHSSLVGSAQSQSAALVKAVGLSADNAFKIKDVLKDTDGSTHVRVDRTFKGIPVVGGDLVIHRDASGKVTGHDGMFDGAITVDTAPAIPKATGEAKGLAAAKAHKKSEGLDAAKGAGSTLVIRVDEAGKQQLAYMVKTTGMQKDRTPSRVRSFINADTGAVISSFDEIAHATGNGIYDKNVTLTTSGSSGSYKLSNPNTGNYTTDSNNQKINGTTMTDADNVWGDGSNSNRQSAGVDAQYGADTTFDYYKSVMGRNGIWNNGNGARSRVHYDNNYVNAFWDGTQMTYGDGDRNANPLTELDVAGHEMSHGVTENTAGLDYSGDAGGLNESTSDIFGTGVEWYANLASDKPDFLLGEEIDINGDGTPLRYMDKPSKDGASYDCYSSSVGSADPHYSSGPLNHWYFLASNGSGAKTINGVSYNSSTCDSSSVTGAGRADIEKVWYRTLSTKLTSTSNYKAAREGAIKSAVELYGGSSQVCKSVESAFNAINVPKGTAACSTSTDPTPTPTPTPAPGTNAVTNGDFEAGQTGWTGTDGPITNNARQAAHGGSWKMWLGGNGSTSTEYEQQSVKVPASGKLTYYVHVDTAETTRSTKYDTAKVQVINGTTTSTVSTFSNLDAASGYVAKTVDLSAFAGKTVTLKFTASEDSVSQTSFVFDDVVVK
- a CDS encoding phosphatase PAP2 family protein, giving the protein MTTAHPDHHDGGREASARPTPKEVLVSILKRAVLPALVAFGVLIAIGKIIMNVFDEIPAEDTLSRDVAGWRTASLNPISKTVSTINDTWFTIGGSVVVALVILVLTRKWWLAILPVLAISLEASVFVPVTKIVNRPRPEVERLDPHAPPTSSFPSGHTAASFALSWSIMLLAQRIPNVLARRIVQVVCFVFPFCVGFARLYRGMHHLSDVIIGALLGMLCAGISYAAIRATERQAAERADGVRG
- a CDS encoding phosphatase PAP2 family protein is translated as MRFRSLARAVGPRLLRGVVVAAVLCLPVAVLALLVTRHFAPIVDLDERVVVAATDVTRAHPGFEDALIGWQSAFHPTMVYLYAIPVAVWTWLRGFRARTIWGVVTMLVGWNLGLQVKLIVERARPVIADPVSHAPGYSFPSGHAFNVAMMVTTCLIMAWPLVWRWPPLIRAAAVAVGVLVVVLTMLDRIFLGVHFPSDVTAGVLLALGLSSASYLGFSHRPKGHLEEDS
- a CDS encoding ArnT family glycosyltransferase; this encodes MTTTTPTRLLRSRRDGRRARELAGGATPHSAAAPPRRQDRLRRLVRGADDDPNWARPALFALLTLAAVVYGWNLTNSGYANEFYAAAAKSASKDWKAWLFGSLDSSNAITVDKPPASLWVMGLSARIFGFSSFSLLLPQALMGVGTVGLTYGAVRRWSGHAAGLLAGFIVTMTPVAALMFRFDNPDAMLVLLMTAAAYCVVRAIEVSGRDEPTTTRRGRVRSASATALRWMVGAGLLIGFAFLTKMLQGLLVLPGLGLAYLVAARFSLGTRIKHLAAALVSVIVGAGWFVALVAAWPAGARPYIGGSTNNSEWELALGYNGLGRILGGDGNAGGGGGAGGGRFGGTAGLFRMFNSQFAGEISWLLPASLVLLVAGLVARRRAPRTDLVRASLVLWGGWLVVTMLCLSFMKGTVHSYYAVALAPAVAACIAVGGREVFARRSSLLWRVVLGAAICVSGVWSFRVLTTSASGWMPWLKWVCAIAAVLGAMTFVAAPAWGARARRVAVTGLVVGVLGGLGGTSAYTFATMASGHNGSMPTAGPAVAGARGGMGSMGSAPGGAQGAPGGSTGSAGSAGSGTTGSSGAAGQAPSGTKPSGTAPSGAAPSSGSSGSASGAASSGGSAASSGSSSEAGASGSTTGTQRSPSSAGAQGGSTSNAALVKLLDATNSKWSAAVIGDQSAAGYILSSDTAVMSIGGWSGSDDNVTLAQFQQYVKNGDITYFIAGGGMGGGPGGNSGSGAQITAWVKAHYKATTVGGVTVYDLTKATS
- the brnQ gene encoding branched-chain amino acid transport system II carrier protein, producing MSSAAAPTVSSSTPSRLRPAQTLLVGTMLFGLFFGAGNLIFPVQMGREAGSHTTLATIGFLITATGLPVLGVIASALSGTRNVRELAVRVDPRFAVIFTCLLYLTIGPAFAIPRTASVSYEIGLAESVPAGAQTWALLAFTAIFFALTAAAALRPGKLIDWVGRYLTPGFLVLLGALIVAAFVKPMTHDVTAAPKGPYADGPVTRGFLDGYNTMDALASLAFSIVIIDAVRRLGITSPRRIAVETAKSGIVSVLGMAAIYASLAWMGATSIGVITADNGGTALAGISRHFFGSFGQVLIAAIVLVACLKTSIGLVTACAEMFAEMFPRLGYRAWALTFTGVSFAVSNIGLSAIISWSTPLLMFLYPLAIALILLGLASPWLKGRRSILVGVVACVGVAALFDLLAALPSAPAGRDALVDGARTVLPWFENGFGWVVPGLLGLVCGAIVSRVRHEG